CTGGAGGCCGATTGGAAAAGGCCGCCTGGAACGGAGACCGACACGGAGGCGGCCGGTGGCGGCATAAGGTTCAACTTTGCGTGCCCGTAACCGGACATAAACAACTCGCTTTGGTATTTATACGCGGCTGGGTCCGCAGCCGCGGGCTGCGTCGCTGCCGCCAGGCCCTGGAAGTCAAACTTGTACGCGTACCTCTTCCCGTGGACCTTCGTCATGATGTTCTTGTCGTAGTAGTACCTGGAAGTAGATACGGATGCCTCGATGCAACATGGATGCGAGAAGATTATATTTCTAGAATGATTAACGAAAATTATCTCGATTGAAGTATATGTATAGGGGATCTGTGAATGTttagattttaatttttattttgtgtTTTATATGATAAAGAGTATCAAAGTATGTAGAATAGTATGAGTGTTCCAATACCTATCTGGAAATTTAACATAGATTTCTTCTGTGGTTCGATAATGCCAGTTGAGAGTTAGTTTGAAGAAATTTGTAGAAGATCGAGGTTCTTTTCTGCTATTTAATAAGGGAAAATGcgttatgtataataattctgtAATACAATGGAGAGGCATAAAAGGTAGAAGAAAGcgaagattatcattttatgaatACTATCTTAATTGTTATTGTGGGATTACtcttcatttattatttttcaggtTCAACCAATAGTTCAGGAAGCCGTGCCACATTTCATTGTATTAAATCGTCAACGAAAACAAAGATAAGGACATAAGATAACAGAGGCAGTGCTACCACAGCACTGAAGCTACGATATGTACCAAGCTTCATCCTTCTATCCTTTTATTTCACGCCGGTCGAGATATGATCGAGCGAGACCACGTTCCGCCATAAACCGGCGATTTACGAACTCGTTGAAAGCCGTAAAAATCTCCATGCAACCAGCGAGTTCttatttaataaattctatttGCCAACGCCGATAACGACTCCGCTTCCGCGGCGACGGAAACGACTCttcctatctttctttttttttgtcgaGTTACTGTCGCGCGGCAAAGCTTGAAACTTGTCGCTATGTGAAGGGATAGCCATGGTGGTGGTGAATAGAAACAGaagaagagagaggaagaggagaGTGCGGAGCAGTCTCGGGTAATATAATCAGTCGATCTGATCGAAAAATAATAACCGCGTCTGCCGTCGGTCTGACTGTCGGTGATTGAAATTTCTCTCCCCTGGCTTCTCTGCGCCAACCCCGTCATAGTTGTGCGCTACCGTTCTCTTTCGTTCAACGAATTTACTTTCTCTCCGGATCTTTCGCGCGGACGTCTACCCGTTAAATATTGACGTTTCTCGTCCACGTTCTTTTTTAGTCCTTTGGATTGCGGTTTAATCGCGCGGTCTAATGATCAGGTGCGTGGCTTGGTTTGGGCAAAAGAGATACGGGGATGGACGAAAGATGAATTTATATTTGGAGGATTCGGGGAAATATTTGGCACAAGCGATATGAATTTTAACTTTGAAAATTTTGGGCTTTTAATTTGAGGTActtaaaaagatatttataaaaattgttactATTTATcagtaatttataatttaaataatattgattagtattctattatattttcttgTTAGAGCTTCTTTTTGTAATATGACAAGATTTGAAATTACAGCAATTCTTGTATATATTATACCGATTTATAATATTCATGAGGCGTGTTCTAAAGTTTAATTAGGATAAGAGGTGTACTAATTATTAAAAGATTTATGTTTCATATGTTAAAGAAAGATTATGAAACGTCACTCACCTCAAAGCCCTCGACAATTTGTCATAATTCATATTAGGCTTGGACTTCCTTTCGCCCCAACGTCTCGCCACCTCGTCAGGGTCAGTCAACTTAAATTCGCCGTTGGTTCCTTCCCACGTAATGCACGCGGCGTTGCTCGAATCCGACAGTAGCTCGAGTAAAAATTGCCAGAGCTGAATCTGACCGGAACCGGAGCTCGCGAGCCGACTGCTCGTCGCTCCGaacatttgatagggatctacAACAGTTGGAAAGATTCAATTCATAATTTACAATCCTTTTATCTTCATTCATAAACTTTGCCTTGCTTTTTCCCCAAGTgatcgtttcttttttaattctgtCGTTTTCTTTTCAGATTCGATAATCCTAGAAGATGTAAAAAGGGAATATTTAGATTCATTTTCATCTATGATACACGTATACAAATTTATTTGGTAATTGTTAAGTATATATAGTTTTCTATGAAATTGCTTTCCAATAATAGTTGTTCAAGTTAATTTTAATTAGTTAGTTGTTAGTTAGTTCTACAAGAGAATATTTTGTCTTTTTCGAATATTCTCATCTATAGTTCCTATATTATTTCTAGCAGTGACTTTTTTTTCAACTTCTTATGGCATGGACTAATTTTTACCTAGTCGATTCCCCATTCAGCAACACGCAATTGGAAGAGTTACGTTACCACAATATCTGAGttgataattattaataatagcacttattaattatttcaaacagtaattatcttcatttatatttttttaagttAAGGACGatctaaaattattttctatataagttttattaaaattatcatACATGGATTTGAAAAATTCTTCCGTTGGTCCTTCTTCCTGCACGCAATTGTTAAATTATTGTGCTTATAATTGTAGGGAACATTCGTGGAAAACGAAGAACGAGAGcggaaaaatttatatttctctacTCGAGGCCACtataattttttcttcttctttcgtcgGTATTTCCCCCGAACATATACCTATCCATTACACGGTTGTTTCCCAGTGCTCCCTGTATCGCCCTTTAAAAGCCTTACAATGCGTCATCACCGTCGTTCGCTACTGCTCAGACCTGGAGTGCCCTACAACCGTACAAAAGGATATAATCGCAACCCTACAATAGAATAGAGTTCGTTTGGATCATAATAATTTCAATTGAAGGAACGAACGACGGAGTGGTTCAAAGGGCGTACACGAATGTCTTCTGAGAGAGCGAACACTGTTAAACTGAGCATCGCGTTCCGACCGAGCGTGAGCTAAATGATCAAAATATGGCCCTCGCGTGACAGATGCGGAGAACAATCTTTCTTTGCCTTACCAGGATATTATACGTTTCTatgtttttttacttttttaatgTATATGATACATTACAGCGCTTGTAGACGTAGTACGTACATACTAACAGATGTAGATAATATGTAAAAAATCGGTAGTTTAAGTATTAAATGCAATTAGGTTTGGCTTGGTTGATGTTAGTTTGGCTTAATGCTAGTGGACTGTCGTTAGGTTAATTCCGtgtaatttctttatatttgaCCTGCTTTACTTCGTTTTATGAAATTTGCAGAATCTACAAGGAACTCAGGAGATCCAGGCAAATCGGACAATTCAGGAGATCCAGGCAAATCGGACAATTCAGGAGATCCAGACAAATCGGACAATTCAGGAGATCCAGGCATGTGAGATGAGAATTCAGTAGATTCAGATAAATCGGACAAGTGAGTAGATTTATACACCTCGATCCAAAAAATTTACAGAATTTAAAGCCAtcagaatatttatataattctgCTGTTCCtctaaaaatatacataacGTGGAATTTTTCAGGAAGAAAATCAAAAGTATCTGAATCCGGTATTAACCAAAAGAAGAGAAATCAAGAATGGAAATGGAAGAAAATGGAAAGGAATCACAGCAACTGTATAATTCTGACTGTCGTTGGTTCGACTCCCATAAAAATACATTTCAACAGATTATAATAGGGGACAGACGTACACGATGGGGATGGTTGGTGAATTGCCGGACCTCAAAGGTCGTTTCGCCCGATGAATCCCCTGAAACGCGTGGCGGAGTGATCGCCTTTCGATCGAACGGTAATTCACTTACAAGTTAATAATGGGAAGGGGCGCGGTACACCCATTTATCTGCTGAACAGGCTAAAGGGGTTGGGGGAGGGATGAGCCGAAACCACCAACAGAGATACTGAAACGCCACTGTAACTTTTCAGTATCCTATGTTTTATGAAGCTGATCGACCAAGAGAAGATGGAGAATTCCATGGACACCAGTGATCCTGTTTCAAGTTAGATCTGCGGAGATTCTTTTCTTCGTTTGGCGGAAACCCAGAATTCTCGAACGAAAATTTACATCGATCTGAGTAGAGACCGTGGTTTCCGTTCGATTCTCTATTCAAACTTTACCTTATGTAAATCAAATTTGACTGAAGGTAAAGCATCAACCGGTAGATGGTGATGATATGCTGGTTTCAGTAGTGAAAGGAAGAGATATCTGCTTTATTTTTATGGTATATTAATTCTAGCTATATTAGATACGCTTCGTTCCTTCTGTGATACTTTTTCAAATAGTTCTGCTTTTTAAAAGTTTAAATCGAAATTATTAGTTCAATTTTTCTGATCGTGTAAAGTGTCGTTTCAACGGATACTGGGCAATGTAAGGAACGTTGCATAAATTACTTTCTAAGCATAATTTGGAAGGATAATAGGAATATCTGATACATATATTAATTACCTAATAAAtaatgtattaattaaattcCGCCGAGATGGCGAAAGATCTTGACGTATTAATCCAAAATTAATTTAGTTAGTTTAGtcgaatataaattttatatagaaGTAATCCAATTAGGTATGTCAGTTTCTCTTTGTAGAAATAATCTTACAGTTTTATATTGATTAGATTCAGAGTAGATATTTCATTTAGtttaattttgaatatttgtaataataagAGCAGAAGCATTAGAGACGGTTTTCGAGCCACTTATTTAAAGCTATTGATCAGTCGGAAAGAGTAATTTTTGGGCGTGGCGCTGAAAAGTCTGGAATGAGGGGCTTTGCGTGATTAGTGACGAACGTAATAATCGTGAAGGTCATTCCGTGCAATTACGTCGAAAATCACCGTCGATTGGGCCACGCGTGAATGTTCGCTCTTTTGTAGATCATGATATGTAATTTTTTAGCTCGCGTGTATCCGTCGATATTCTTTTAATTAGTCAACTATTTTAACTGTTCCAATCTTTGTTAGAATTATATCTTTGTTAGTCTCCACTAAAAGGACAATCGTtgataaaaatatgataaaacgaGAAAATCTATTATTAGTAAatttatacaataatatttatgatTAATATAATACTTTCTTTCTGTCTTTGCCATAGACTAAGAAGGTGTAGTGCTTTAACTTCTCAAAAATATCTACCTACTACATACCAGGCTGCCTGAGGTGGGTGTGCGTGTCCAGTGCTGACTTGGATAAGCTGCTTCCGTATCCTGGAAGAGAGTAATTACCAGTTATTCTCAACATATTGTTCCAATTATAAAGACAAATTCATAGAAacttatacgctatatctttCTCTTAAGGATCTTCTCCTAAAGACGAAAACTTTCAGAATTTAAAAACTCCAGTTGCAAAACTTCGGAGGACGGAGGTTCCAAATGTTAAGAATCTGAGAATTCCAAAATTTCAGCCCGAAATTTCAGAAAATGAAGAGTCCAAATGTTAAAGTCCAACAGAAGTTCAAAACTTCACCTCCAAAGATCCAGTTTCAAAAtttcagaaaataaaaattccaaatactAAGAACTTGAGAGAATTAACTTCTACATCCTCCACGTTATCCAGGTCTTCTTTAAATTCCTCCGAAAGGTTTGTACACACAAGGTAGTAATAAAGCTTTGTACACAAAACCTTAATAAAACAGATCAGATACTAATACCGATTCAATTTTATACTTTCAAAACTTACGTTTAAATCATTCAACGATCACTATATTAACAATCTGTTATCCTTCTCCAACAGAAACGAGTAAACTTAAGGTCTGTCATTTTGACAAATGCCCTATCCTCGATGAAGATATCGTAGAGAAACGACGTAAGCGGCAAAGTCCGTTAGGAAAAGGGTGCAGGGAAAATCGTCGGTTGGTCGAAGATGAAAAAGTACAAGCTCGGTCGAGCGTTAGAATCCGTTAGAGAGGATTTCCGTGTAGGCAAACACGGGGCTGAGTGGTTCGTATACGTTTCTCCCCGCTTCCACGTTCCACCGACGCGTTGGTTTCTCCATCGCCTTATCAGGCTTTCGACTCCTCTTCCTATATGTGTacctatatacgtatatagctCTGTCTATAAGTCACTTGAAACTTactaattttaaacataattCTTATTAAGGATTGAGCAGCAAAATGAAGTTGATGGTTTTCAAAATGTAATAAGTATACGTTACTTTATATTAATGAATttctaatataattataataataatattgtctaatataataatagtaatgtatgtataatttataaggCGAAGAGATTTGTCTAGAATACAATATTTGTCGGAATAAGATGAAAAGATTGTGTTTGTATgtagaaacaaaatattttaagtaGAACGTGGGGTATTCAAAAGAGTTAGAAAATTGAGAGATTTTCGGTAAACCTAGTTCGATTCAGAAAATGTAAAGAAGTTACTTTAATTCAGGGAAGACAGAGAATTCAATTCAATTCACTGAACGCaaagaatttattataattcagAGAGCGGAGAATATTCAATTCAATAGAAAGAATACAAAGAATTTAGCTTAATTCAGTTTCTCTTATAATGCATACGAGCAATAAATAATAACTATcaactttatattgtaataacaAAGCTCATTACTCCTTATCcgaaatgtatatatacgtatatacacataAGTGTCCAGTGACTTATGGATAGGAGTGTATATACGTGCAAGTTGATCGAGCAACGGGGAAACATGCCTACCGGTCACGTTCGCGCCACTGTGCAATCTGTTTAAGGCACAATGCCCCTTAATTTCGCCTCGTTATATGCTCTCGTTACGGGAAATCGCCCCTTCCCTGTCGTCGTCCGGTATCGCGTTATCGGTTTCATCTTCTCGTTGCCCCGAAAACCGTCGAAACCTGGTAATCGGCAGGCAATTGGTTCGGCTGATCGAGAAGGTCAGTCTTTGGTATCGAATAGAATAATTGCTTCGAAGTGAAGTCTGAGTCAACAAACACAAATGATAGTCGATAAAGGCAATTAACACATCTCTGatgctatttttttttaatgattatGTGGAAAATTAAGGAATTGGAGAAAGTGGATTAAAATAAGAATCGATAATGAATCAACAGGGATGACACGTCTAGTTCAAAATTGTTAGAAACCTGCATGACGAATTGAAGTTTTAGAAGGAAGAAATGAGCAAGATAAAAACGAACAACGAATCGATAGAGATGATTAAATTCTGATTGTATACTTTTTAGAAATATGTATGCTATATCCTATATTTTTTTGGAAACGCATAAATCAAACTACACATTTTTTGAAAATATGTGTTATGAAAAAGGATAAGCAAGTAGGTATTTTAATGAAACTTCCAGCCTTCCAATATTTCAATATAAGCTAATAGACCATACCAGAACGTTAAATTTcacatataaaataatacattaGTGTATGAAGACATTCCGAAACATCATCACAGTAAATCGATTTTGTTTTCCTTTTCCAGTTGACGCGACAGGAATATCCTGTAGGAATCCTGCAGTTTGATTGTGCAAGGCAGATGCTGCTTCTAAATAGCAGTTGGTGTCCGCTGTGTTAAACAATTTGATTTCGTCTCTGATTGGGACGCGGGAGAATCTTGGACGAGGGATGCAACTCCACGGCCCAGGTCGTGAGGGTCCGCCACAATCAGTGTAGCCGTAGGGCTACGACTTCGGTAGCCTTCCACGTCAAAAGACGAACTCCGACATTGTGATGACATGGAATCTTGATGTTCTGGAATCTGGACTGTATTCGTTTCTCCATGTTCGAGTAAACGTCATAGATGTGAAGTTCAAACAttgatttttcaatttattatagAAGATAGAATTTTGTTCATGCAGGGATGAAAATGATTGAAATGATATCTTATAGTGTTTTATAATCTTGTAGAGGTAAATGAATGAGGAGATATAATCATTTTTTTGTAGAAGATATAAATTTTGGTGATAAAGAGGTAAAGAAGATTGGAGtgatttttgtattatttacaattttgtaGTTGTATGCAAAGTGAACTTTAAATATTGCTTTTGAAAGAAGATTCAAATTTTTACAATAGAGGGATTTGTACTCTTTATAGTTTTAGTTTATAGTTTATAGTTTTTATAGTTTTTTTAGTTTATAGTTATACTTTATAGTTttagaaatatgaaatataaactttagacattgttttttaaaagAAGAGACGAATGATGATAGAAAGATGAAAGTTGAGATGACTTTCATATTTCTTATAGCTTTGCACAAGTACGGGAGAAACGAATTTTAAACATTGTTACTGAAAAAGGTATGCCTCTATATTTCAATGGCTTGGTAAAAGTTCATAAGATGTTACAAAATCAGTTAAAAATCTGCAGCTGGTGTCACGCTATGTTAACAAGCAGCACCTGCCTACTGAGACCTTATTTGCATCCCTGTTCCAGCTGTCTTATCCGTCTACATAAATTATTCTCACGATACAATATCACAGCGTCTAAACTAAACGAAAACATTGGAATGGTAAAAATTCAAACTTTCAAGTACTATACATGACCTGTTTAACTGTATCACATAAGGAGAGTCAGCCGAGTCAGTCATACTATACAGACAACAGGTCAACAAGTTCCTTCTGTATGTTGCCTATTGTACAGTCTAACATTATCAGACCACTTTTCAAAGAGGTCTCATTAACTGGCTTTTATTAATCTGTCTAATCTTTTCAACGGGTTAAACGAAATCTTCAGAGGAGAAACTATGATCCATGCTATGAGTAAGATTGTCAAACAATTGAAAATAGGGGAAAGCAAAAGAAGAGTTAAACGTTAAACGAAGAAGTTTGAATTAGATTGGACATTTCTTCGCcacaatataaattattacgtgATGGTAAACGAGGTAGCATAAACTAACTTCATTGAGATCTAGTCAACTGTACTTATCTTTAATATACAACTCATATTTTTTGTATAGTTGAATGATTATAGTCACCTTCAGTATATCTAGCGTAATTGGAAGTTTGACATTGGTTTTATATAGCGAGTGCTTGACATTGGTTGATTGTAAGTCATCTTTAGTATATACATTACATGAGtacattgtttaattacagtCACTTTAATTAAGATACTAAAACTCTATAATCCGGTGTACGCAGTACCCTTACCACGTCGAGCTAATTCGTTAATTGCTTCTTATAGGCATACAAGATCCTCCAAATAAAAGTTAAAATctgaatttataaattaatttggtAATCATGCCACTCAATCTAATTCATGTCTACTAATGGTAAGACACTTGATTCTATCTATTATTTAACAGTGAATTTATGGCAATATTTATAATACCTGATATTTTCCAGGACTTTACAATGGCAGTTAAGAGTTAAGAATCATATTGCTAAAGATTGTGTGGTACAGCGTATGTTCTAACTATAAAGTTCAAAGGTCAGTAGCACAGAAGTCATCGACAGTCGTGTACGTCAGACACGTTACGTCACTTCGAATCGACGTTCTGCTATTGTCACACGTATATCTGCGCATTCACGAGCAATTACCCGGGGTGGGGTAATCCCGTTAGGCGACGTACAGCTTCCACGGGGGAGGATCAAAGGACTCGCTATTCCAAGCTGCTGCACTCTTTGGTTGTTTCAGTCGTCGTTACAATGCTACTGGGGCGAGCAAGAAGGGGAATCATCCACGTCTACGTCGTTCCTCGACTTTGTTGGAACTTTGGGCAACTTCCTAATGCACACCTCTGTTCAACCAGCGTCGCTACGCAGCTTCGTACAATTATCGTTACTATTCCGTTTCCGTACCTTCCCCATATTTTTAGCCCTTTATATCTGAATTTCCGGTTTCGTTTTTCTGTCACAAGGGTTAACAAATCTTCTTGATATTGTCTTTGCATCGTCGTTGGAATGTTTTGGATCGAGGTAGATTTGCATAATACATTTTGAATTTCTATGGAATTAAATAAAGAATTCTTACTGGAACTGGACCTATCAGggatattttggatattttgttcTCACGATTAGTAAAACTATTCAGGTACTTTTATCTCTTGAACTAATTATTGTCGTTTATCGAGACAGagacattattattattatatatgcctATCTACTTTTATTACAACATCTGTATATTAACGTACTCAGATATCTACCATTATCAAGGGCAACGCTAATTTTTTAATAAGTGCTGAAACTAGAAAGGAAACATTTATATCGGAAATTAACTTGGATTCGTGAGTACATTCTTGCTGTAATTGAACCTACCTTTAGGGGCTACATAATTTTCTTAGACATTTCATAAGTACTTCCTGTATACGtggtttttaattattttcagagAAACTGACGCGGCACACGCTAAATCTTCTGTACTTATACTATTAGCAGAGAACGTGGCAGCGCGGTGGAAAAATTCTGCAACGCGACACGAGACGGCAATCGCTTAATTGTGATTAATTGCGGTTTTACCAGGAAAAGATCGCGTTGTAACGCGCGGTCCGATTACCCGGCGCGAGTCGCTCAAGCGATTCGCTTGCTCGCGCAACTTTAAAGAGCCAGTTGCGTGCAATGCTTGTTTCCTTACTTTCACGCATCGTATCGAAACTATAGCCCTCTTGATTTCTCAGCCATTCTACTCGATCGTGCATGCTGATCCTTTTTCACGATAACGGTTAAGACCATCCTCTTCCTACCTCTGACTGACCGCCGCAAATAACTTTATTGCGGCAATTAAAATTATCGCTGTCCCAGCTAAATCATCtggtattataatatttttttcacgATAAGTTTCTTTCTCTTAAATTCTTAGTATATACGTTTATGGAAatgtattttcattatttttccaGATTAACACACGCACAAATGTGCTGTCTCTTTTGGAGTTTACTCTTTTGGAGAAGATCTAATATTCtgtacaaatattttctttaggtTTTTAATGCTTCCTAATCCTATTCACCTCGAACTGCATTAATTCCTCGAACTGCTAAAGTGTAACAAAATTTTGTATACATGAATGATTggcttttaaattattttccagAAGGCTCTGTAATTATATTATCCTTAATGTTCATGTCAAAGGAAAATATCCCATGAACCGCAATACAATTTATCTACATCATGTTCAAGATGAATACTACGAAAAAGCTTAAGGTAGATTTATTTCATCTATTAGTCTCTAAAATCCCATTAACCACCAAACTATACATAAGAAGACCTTGCATTAAAATTCATACGAATTAAAAGTCCAATATGCTTTTATAAGGTACAATGGAAGGAGGAAAGTTTCGATGCCTATTGCTGCGACATCCGGTTTCCGGGCAAGTGAAATGGCGAATGGAATAATTTAATATAGGGGCGATACAAGGGCCAAAGCGATCGGTCTAATCGTGTCTGAACGAGGTTAAAACACCGGCACCCGCCGCTCTTATTTACGTCCGACAATAAGTCAATTCATCACTCTGCGATTTGGCCTTAAGTGGTATCACTGACTCATACACACAGCCGTCTGGAGCGGTGTGCCTATTTCGGGCATAAATCACTGTTGCCCGTGCGGTGCGTAATAATGAACAAGCGAGCGTAGCACGCGACCCTTTAAACGTGCTGGCTGGAAAACGAGTGGCTCGTAAGGTAGTAGGGATTAGCTTTGGTCCCTATGTGTCCCTGTTTAATCCTGAAAACGTTACGGGCCGCGAAATTCTTCGCCCGTATCAGGTCACgtaaaaatgcaattttacgagtACGTAGGTTTACAAACTAGGGGCCAGGCTATGCAGATAACAATGAAGATAAAGAAATGGATTTTTATTGCTTGATAAATTGGTATAGCTAACGTACAATCAGTGTAGATATTATAGAAGTATTGTGgtcgatggaatatttttataacgGTAACTCTAGAATTTGAATTGCGAGGGCAAAATTGTTTCTAATAAACGCATGCAGTCAGTAATGCAATTGTGCTAATGCGAAGTGCGTTTGCTCAGAGAAATAGAAGATACCAGGGAAGATATCACTTAGTACCGTGCAATTATTTATGTTTAAGCTTTAATTCATATTAAATTGTTGGTAAGCaagtaacaaataaataattaatcagcGAAGAACTTGATTAATGATTAGTTCTGTATGTTAAGGGGCACCATAGGCAGTTAATGAAGGGTAGAATACTCTGGTAATATAAAGATGCACCGAAGAAAATCTATTACGTCTGTTACACCAGTTGATGATTAATATAGAATGCCTATGACTTTTCTATCTAGTCGTCGTAAGTAACTAATTATACAAATTCACCATTACTACTATTCCGACTTATCAATACATGGGATATCTTGTATGATAATATATTACCAGATAATAATATTAGTTGATTAACAAATAACAGGTTGTGCGTTATAAATTTCTATTGCTCGTTTCTATTGCTACCTTGCATTAAATAGGACAATTAGACAGACTTTACTTTacttattttattatcaaacttGTTA
This portion of the Bombus affinis isolate iyBomAffi1 chromosome 1, iyBomAffi1.2, whole genome shotgun sequence genome encodes:
- the LOC126913879 gene encoding DNA-binding protein D-ETS-3-like isoform X1, coding for MVSVNGVQLAFYRGHRRSDSRGSLVMYDSASCSYAGALELKGASGAGAAAAAAGVTAAGVKQENWPYRGLTCGSTFQRLKESVDKAKQALADRGGYLSGAFSPPPRANPSAISPTASITDASSSYKGGWSHATSPAPGQGYGSSLSKSALDTHTHLRQPDPYQMFGATSSRLASSGSGQIQLWQFLLELLSDSSNAACITWEGTNGEFKLTDPDEVARRWGERKSKPNMNYDKLSRALRYYYDKNIMTKVHGKRYAYKFDFQGLAAATQPAAADPAAYKYQSELFMSGYGHAKLNLMPPPAASVSVSVPGGLFQSASSYWSTSPGANLYAGHHTASGHVPPHLGTYPHYA
- the LOC126913879 gene encoding transcriptional regulator ERG homolog isoform X2, which produces MYDSASCSYAGALELKGASGAGAAAAAAGVTAAGVKQENWPYRGLTCGSTFQRLKESVDKAKQALADRGGYLSGAFSPPPRANPSAISPTASITDASSSYKGGWSHATSPAPGQGYGSSLSKSALDTHTHLRQPDPYQMFGATSSRLASSGSGQIQLWQFLLELLSDSSNAACITWEGTNGEFKLTDPDEVARRWGERKSKPNMNYDKLSRALRYYYDKNIMTKVHGKRYAYKFDFQGLAAATQPAAADPAAYKYQSELFMSGYGHAKLNLMPPPAASVSVSVPGGLFQSASSYWSTSPGANLYAGHHTASGHVPPHLGTYPHYA